From Acidobacteriaceae bacterium, the proteins below share one genomic window:
- the add gene encoding adenosine deaminase: protein MQDKIDKAEWLQWLPKAELHLHLEGSITPSTLVELSHRNDAVPLTLQQAANIYQYHDFPSFLMSFKGVTERLHTPADYELITYNMVRDLALQGVRHAEAYLSIGILYRFARLDVDDVMLAAERGRKRAEQEFGVSLLWIIDAVRHFGLEECRRVFLKAAELKKDMPSIVGIGIGGDEARGPAHDFRDLYAEAKANGLHLTCHAGESTGPESVWSAINIGAERIGHALTAIDDEDLIDVLARRQIPLELNVTSNLRTGCCKALDLHPVKRYFEEGLMITLNSDDPPFFGANLLEEYLLVEREFAFSLEQMRELAANSVEASFLRPDRKLQLLGEIEQYGF from the coding sequence ATGCAAGACAAGATCGACAAAGCCGAATGGCTTCAATGGCTTCCGAAGGCCGAGCTTCACCTCCACCTCGAAGGCTCCATCACGCCCTCCACGCTCGTCGAGCTCTCGCACCGTAACGATGCCGTCCCGCTCACCCTCCAGCAGGCCGCAAACATCTACCAGTACCACGACTTCCCCAGCTTCCTGATGTCCTTCAAAGGCGTCACCGAACGCCTCCACACGCCCGCCGACTACGAGCTCATTACCTACAACATGGTCCGCGACCTTGCCCTCCAGGGCGTCCGCCACGCCGAGGCATACCTCTCCATCGGCATCCTCTACCGCTTCGCCCGCCTCGACGTCGACGACGTCATGCTCGCCGCCGAACGCGGCCGCAAGCGCGCCGAGCAGGAGTTCGGCGTCTCGCTCCTCTGGATCATCGATGCCGTCCGCCACTTCGGCCTCGAAGAGTGCCGCCGCGTCTTCCTCAAAGCCGCTGAGCTCAAGAAGGACATGCCCTCCATCGTCGGCATCGGCATCGGTGGCGACGAAGCCCGCGGCCCCGCACACGACTTCCGCGACCTCTACGCCGAAGCCAAAGCCAACGGCCTCCACCTTACCTGCCACGCCGGAGAATCCACCGGCCCCGAAAGCGTCTGGTCTGCAATCAACATCGGCGCCGAACGCATCGGCCATGCCCTCACCGCGATCGACGACGAGGACCTCATCGACGTCCTCGCCCGCAGACAGATCCCGCTCGAGCTCAACGTCACCTCGAACCTCCGCACCGGCTGCTGCAAAGCCCTCGACCTGCACCCCGTAAAGCGGTACTTCGAAGAGGGCCTGATGATCACGCTGAACAGTGACGATCCACCCTTCTTCGGCGCCAACCTCCTCGAGGAGTACCTCCTCGTCGAGCGCGAGTTCGCCTTCAGCCTCGAACAGATGCGCGAGCTCGCCGCAAACAGCGTCGAAGCCAGCTTCCTCCGCCCCGACCGCAAACTCCAGCTACTCGGCGAAATCGAGCAGTACGGCTTCTAG
- a CDS encoding VWA domain-containing protein, with product MNFLKSARLLMLAALVPSASLMHAQTPAQAAPQQPTATPPTKTAPANGSVENQQVSTDEPLKVTTREVDLIFTVTNHKGQFATGLQQQSFGLLDDGRPPERVLSFKQQTNLPLRVGLMIDTSSSIRQRFTFELQSATDFLLQVMHPDDRAFVEGFDVQTNVTQDFTNRVDMLGSGIRKLRPGGGTSLFDALYKTCRDQMLTLRQDISVRKAIVMVSDGDDDYSRVEESEAIKMCQRAETIVYTISTNTGPSRGKGDEVLQRIADATGGQAFYPTKIDDIALGFQNIEVELRSQYSLIYVPSDFKQDGSFRTIYLQIADPRYQGYQVRAKKGYFAPRAEP from the coding sequence ATGAACTTCCTGAAGTCCGCGCGCCTGCTGATGCTGGCTGCGCTGGTGCCCTCCGCGTCACTGATGCATGCGCAAACTCCTGCGCAGGCTGCTCCGCAGCAACCCACCGCGACTCCTCCCACAAAGACCGCGCCGGCGAACGGTTCGGTCGAGAACCAGCAGGTCTCTACCGACGAGCCGCTGAAGGTGACGACGCGAGAAGTCGATTTGATCTTTACGGTGACGAATCATAAGGGCCAGTTCGCCACGGGATTACAGCAGCAGAGCTTTGGATTGCTGGACGATGGTCGTCCACCGGAGCGCGTGCTGAGCTTCAAGCAGCAGACGAACCTGCCGCTGCGCGTGGGTTTGATGATCGATACGTCGAGCTCCATTCGCCAGCGCTTTACGTTCGAGCTGCAGTCTGCCACGGACTTCCTGCTGCAGGTGATGCATCCGGATGATCGTGCGTTTGTCGAAGGCTTCGATGTGCAGACGAACGTGACACAGGACTTTACCAACCGCGTGGACATGCTGGGTTCGGGTATTCGCAAGCTGCGTCCCGGTGGCGGAACGAGCTTGTTCGATGCGCTGTACAAGACGTGCCGCGACCAGATGCTGACGCTGCGCCAGGACATCAGCGTTCGTAAAGCGATTGTGATGGTTTCGGACGGCGACGACGATTACTCGCGCGTGGAAGAGTCGGAAGCGATCAAGATGTGTCAGCGTGCAGAGACGATTGTGTATACGATCTCGACGAACACGGGACCGTCGCGCGGCAAGGGTGACGAGGTGCTGCAGCGCATCGCCGATGCGACAGGTGGACAGGCGTTTTATCCGACGAAGATTGATGACATTGCATTAGGCTTCCAGAACATCGAAGTGGAGTTGCGCAGCCAGTACTCGCTGATTTATGTGCCGTCGGACTTCAAGCAGGATGGGTCGTTCCGAACGATCTATCTGCAGATTGCCGATCCGAGGTATCAGGGGTACCAGGTGAGGGCCAAGAAGGGGTACTTTGCGCCCCGGGCCGAGCCGTAG
- a CDS encoding amino acid permease, with translation MPRQIFRTKSIDKLIAESENPNHALKKTLGPVSLTALGIGAVIGSGIFTVIGTAIGGNPATLANWKESPVIDLILHHGHIAGRPGAGPALALSMILVAIVCCFTGLCYAELASMIPIAGSAYTYTYATLGELVAWIIGWDLILEYAFSNMSVSVGFAAHFVDLLDWLGFHLDPKWLSPAYLPLGLTDLQGNTIYANGWHFGFNIPAFVIVLLLTAVLVRGIRESARTNNIMVLVKLVAIIAFIGVGAHFIHPSNYHPFSPNGWSGVLAGGSIIFFTYIGFDSVSTASEECRNPQRDVPIGIIATLIVCTILYIGVALVLTGIVPWRTVIGDAAPVVNSLKRLTLQTGSPLLHWTRLVVLLGAIIGMVSSILVFQLGQARVWFAMSRDRLLPDVFSSLHPKFRTPAFATWFAGILVAIPAGLFDVGTLADLSNIGTLFAFVLVSIGVLVLRKKQPDRRRGFRVPGGPVFPVLSVIFCVLLMAGLPVRTWERFFIWLIIGLVVYFFYSRKRSEFYEK, from the coding sequence TTGCCCCGCCAAATCTTCCGCACCAAGTCCATCGACAAGCTGATCGCCGAGAGCGAGAACCCCAACCACGCCCTCAAGAAGACCCTCGGCCCCGTCTCCCTGACGGCCCTGGGCATCGGCGCGGTCATTGGATCGGGCATCTTCACGGTCATCGGTACCGCCATCGGCGGCAATCCGGCCACGCTGGCCAACTGGAAAGAGTCGCCGGTCATCGACCTCATCCTGCACCACGGCCACATCGCGGGTCGCCCCGGCGCAGGCCCCGCACTCGCTCTTTCGATGATCCTCGTCGCGATCGTCTGCTGCTTCACCGGCCTCTGCTACGCCGAACTCGCCAGCATGATCCCCATCGCCGGTTCGGCCTACACCTATACCTACGCCACGCTCGGCGAACTCGTCGCCTGGATCATCGGCTGGGACCTCATCCTCGAGTACGCCTTTTCCAACATGAGCGTCTCGGTAGGCTTCGCGGCCCATTTTGTCGACCTGCTCGACTGGCTCGGCTTCCATCTCGATCCGAAGTGGCTCTCACCCGCCTATCTGCCGCTCGGCCTCACCGACCTGCAGGGCAATACGATCTACGCCAACGGCTGGCACTTCGGTTTCAACATCCCGGCCTTCGTCATCGTTCTGTTGCTCACTGCTGTGCTCGTGCGCGGCATCCGGGAGTCCGCCCGCACCAACAACATCATGGTGCTGGTCAAACTGGTCGCGATCATCGCCTTCATCGGCGTCGGCGCCCACTTCATCCACCCGTCCAACTACCACCCCTTCTCGCCCAACGGCTGGTCAGGCGTCCTCGCGGGTGGCTCCATCATCTTCTTCACCTACATCGGCTTTGACTCCGTCTCGACCGCCAGTGAAGAGTGCCGCAACCCGCAGCGCGACGTCCCCATCGGCATCATCGCCACGCTCATCGTCTGCACCATCCTCTACATCGGTGTCGCACTGGTGCTTACGGGCATCGTGCCCTGGCGCACGGTCATCGGCGACGCTGCTCCGGTCGTCAACAGCCTCAAACGCCTCACCCTGCAGACCGGCTCCCCGCTACTGCACTGGACGCGTCTCGTCGTGCTGCTCGGCGCCATCATCGGCATGGTCTCGTCGATTCTGGTATTCCAACTCGGGCAGGCCCGCGTCTGGTTTGCCATGAGCCGTGATCGCCTCCTGCCGGACGTCTTCTCTTCGCTTCACCCGAAGTTCCGCACCCCGGCGTTCGCCACCTGGTTCGCGGGTATACTCGTCGCCATCCCGGCAGGCCTGTTTGACGTAGGCACACTGGCTGACCTCTCGAACATCGGCACTCTCTTCGCCTTCGTTCTGGTCTCGATCGGCGTCCTGGTCCTCCGCAAGAAGCAGCCGGACCGCCGCCGCGGCTTCCGCGTCCCTGGCGGCCCGGTCTTCCCGGTCCTGAGCGTGATCTTCTGCGTCCTCCTAATGGCGGGCCTCCCAGTCCGCACCTGGGAACGCTTCTTCATCTGGCTCATCATCGGTCTGGTCGTCTACTTCTTCTACTCCCGCAAGCGCAGCGAGTTTTACGAAAAGTAA
- a CDS encoding Bax inhibitor-1 family protein, translating into MRTIDVTRGVRVVDTRSTASLLSQVLWITAAGFVTTAAGAYVAPALLGGIGFGALMLATIALIFGVNIASRRSPGLALVLFYAFTFLMGVEVGPLIKAYLHVPGGQLVVFQAAGTTALGMAVMAAIAQVANFDYQRVGRTATWCLLGLCLIGVLGMFVHFVSPGLYAWASLAIFSVLLLVDFMRLRDGAQGLPPVVMALSIYLDALNIFIALLQIFGGNSRSRD; encoded by the coding sequence ATGCGAACCATCGACGTAACCCGCGGCGTCCGAGTTGTTGACACCCGCTCCACCGCCAGCCTCCTCAGCCAGGTTCTCTGGATCACCGCAGCCGGCTTTGTCACCACCGCCGCCGGAGCCTACGTGGCTCCCGCGCTGCTCGGCGGCATCGGCTTCGGCGCGCTCATGCTTGCGACCATCGCGCTCATCTTCGGCGTCAACATCGCCTCGCGCCGCTCGCCCGGCCTCGCGCTTGTGCTCTTCTACGCCTTCACCTTCCTCATGGGTGTTGAAGTCGGCCCGCTCATCAAGGCGTACCTGCACGTCCCAGGCGGCCAGCTGGTGGTCTTCCAGGCGGCAGGAACCACCGCGCTCGGCATGGCCGTCATGGCTGCCATCGCTCAGGTCGCCAACTTTGACTACCAGCGCGTCGGCCGCACCGCCACGTGGTGCCTGCTTGGCCTCTGCCTCATCGGTGTGCTCGGCATGTTCGTCCACTTTGTCTCGCCGGGCTTGTATGCGTGGGCTTCGCTGGCCATCTTCAGCGTTCTGCTTCTAGTGGATTTCATGCGACTTCGCGACGGTGCCCAGGGCTTGCCCCCGGTCGTCATGGCTCTCAGCATCTATCTCGACGCGTTGAACATATTCATCGCTCTCCTGCAGATCTTCGGCGGCAACTCCCGCTCGCGCGATTAG
- a CDS encoding purine nucleoside permease — protein sequence MPLRRTLLAFAALTAALLALPAQAQKKPWPIRAVIVTTYEPGNDTGDQPGEFQFWVEREHLDEVIDWPGGPRAIRANHDHTVLGIVSGINLVNSTASLMALGLDPRFDLTHAYFIINGIAGIDPNAGSVGSAAWARYVVGDFIRYLDPRDAPKDWPYGWFPMGALKPNPDVIPESPTTRRSNLYTLNIPFVNWAYQQTKDLKIADDPKVADFRKAFKEYPNADHTPVVMEGDDFASDFFWHGAESNKFAEDWVKLWTKGKGTFVMTNTEDSGFMNAVERLGHMHRIDPNRVLVLRTASNFTIPRPGEPAVSSLTAPFIGGRMAFESAYLCGSTVLHKLLDNWKTTYSTVPSAK from the coding sequence ATGCCTCTCCGCCGTACTCTTCTCGCGTTCGCCGCGCTGACAGCCGCTCTGCTTGCTCTCCCAGCCCAGGCCCAGAAGAAACCCTGGCCCATCCGCGCCGTCATCGTCACCACCTACGAGCCCGGCAACGACACCGGCGACCAGCCCGGCGAGTTCCAGTTCTGGGTCGAGCGCGAGCACCTCGACGAGGTCATTGACTGGCCCGGCGGCCCCCGCGCCATCCGCGCCAATCACGACCACACCGTCCTCGGCATCGTTTCCGGCATCAACCTCGTCAACAGCACGGCATCGCTCATGGCCCTCGGCCTCGACCCGCGCTTCGACCTCACCCACGCCTACTTCATCATCAACGGCATCGCCGGCATCGACCCCAACGCCGGCTCCGTCGGCTCCGCTGCCTGGGCACGCTACGTCGTCGGCGACTTCATCCGCTACCTCGACCCTCGCGACGCCCCCAAAGACTGGCCTTACGGCTGGTTCCCCATGGGAGCCCTCAAGCCCAACCCCGACGTCATCCCCGAATCTCCCACCACCCGCCGCTCCAACCTCTACACCCTCAACATTCCCTTCGTGAACTGGGCCTACCAGCAGACCAAAGACCTCAAAATCGCCGACGACCCCAAGGTCGCCGACTTCCGCAAAGCCTTCAAGGAGTACCCCAACGCCGACCACACGCCCGTTGTGATGGAAGGCGACGACTTCGCTTCGGACTTCTTCTGGCACGGCGCTGAATCCAACAAATTCGCCGAAGACTGGGTCAAGCTCTGGACCAAAGGGAAGGGCACTTTCGTCATGACCAACACTGAAGACTCCGGCTTCATGAACGCCGTCGAGCGCCTCGGCCACATGCACCGCATCGACCCCAACCGCGTCCTCGTCCTGCGCACGGCCAGCAACTTCACCATCCCGCGCCCCGGCGAGCCGGCCGTTTCTTCGCTGACGGCCCCGTTCATCGGCGGCCGCATGGCTTTTGAAAGCGCCTACCTCTGCGGCAGCACGGTCCTGCACAAACTGCTCGACAACTGGAAGACCACCTACAGCACCGTTCCCTCAGCCAAATAG
- a CDS encoding type II toxin-antitoxin system death-on-curing family toxin yields the protein MTDYLMVVEVLAIHDDQIGRYGGAHGLRDPGLLEAALFRPQTGYYADLIEEAAALWESLSQNHPFVDGNKRTAFAAMYTFLYLNGVSLTAKSREAEVFVLGLYAEGTFEFGRLKEWLRQHTEFVTP from the coding sequence GTGACCGACTACCTGATGGTGGTGGAAGTGCTGGCAATCCACGATGACCAGATCGGACGCTACGGCGGTGCTCATGGGCTTCGCGATCCGGGTTTGCTGGAGGCGGCGCTGTTTCGCCCGCAGACGGGATACTACGCGGACCTGATCGAAGAGGCGGCGGCGCTGTGGGAGAGCCTTTCGCAGAACCACCCGTTCGTCGATGGCAATAAACGTACGGCGTTCGCAGCGATGTACACGTTTCTCTACCTCAACGGAGTGAGCCTGACGGCGAAGAGCCGGGAGGCTGAGGTCTTTGTGCTGGGGCTTTATGCGGAGGGCACGTTCGAGTTTGGGCGGCTCAAAGAGTGGCTGAGGCAGCATACGGAGTTCGTGACTCCCTGA
- a CDS encoding Dyp-type peroxidase gives MDTPNELNEVVLPQPVVGPLTRSAIFLTLCIRNDDAAYDAVRDFLPGLSGLIRAIEFRDVEAGLTCIAGFGSGAWDKLFGAPRPAELHPFKELRSADRIAPSTPGDLFFHIRAKRMDLCFEMATQLMAALGSSVEVADEVHGFRYFDDRDVLGFVDGTENPRARAATEAAIIGTEDRAFCGGSYVIVQKYLHKLDAWNTLPTEMQEKIIGRKKLSDVELSDAEKPAYAHNALTNIEENGKQLQILRDNMPFGRPGHGEFGTYFIGYCRTPRVTELMLENMFLGNPPGNYDRILDFSTAITGALFFMPTADFLDAVSAETPNPAATIAPPAASTPEPTPTSVPDTSLKIGSLKGAKDE, from the coding sequence ATGGACACACCCAACGAACTCAACGAAGTCGTTCTTCCGCAGCCGGTCGTTGGCCCGCTCACGCGCTCGGCCATCTTCCTTACGCTCTGCATCCGCAACGACGACGCGGCTTACGACGCCGTGCGCGATTTTCTGCCCGGGCTCTCCGGCCTCATCCGCGCCATCGAGTTTCGCGACGTCGAAGCAGGCCTCACCTGCATCGCAGGCTTCGGTTCCGGCGCCTGGGACAAGCTCTTCGGCGCTCCTCGCCCCGCCGAGCTGCATCCCTTCAAGGAGCTTCGCTCCGCAGACCGCATCGCCCCGTCCACGCCCGGCGATCTCTTCTTCCACATCCGCGCCAAGCGCATGGACCTCTGCTTCGAAATGGCCACGCAGCTCATGGCCGCTCTCGGCTCCAGCGTAGAAGTCGCAGACGAGGTCCACGGCTTCCGCTACTTCGACGACCGTGATGTGCTCGGCTTCGTCGACGGCACCGAGAACCCGCGCGCCCGCGCTGCTACCGAAGCCGCGATCATCGGTACGGAAGACCGCGCCTTCTGCGGCGGCAGCTACGTCATCGTGCAGAAGTATCTCCACAAGCTCGACGCCTGGAACACGCTGCCCACCGAGATGCAGGAGAAGATCATCGGCCGCAAGAAGCTCTCGGACGTCGAACTCTCCGACGCGGAGAAGCCCGCCTACGCGCACAACGCGCTCACCAACATCGAAGAGAACGGCAAACAGCTCCAGATCCTGCGCGACAATATGCCCTTCGGCCGTCCTGGCCACGGTGAGTTCGGCACCTACTTCATCGGTTACTGCCGCACACCGCGCGTCACGGAACTCATGCTCGAAAACATGTTCCTCGGCAACCCGCCGGGCAACTACGATCGCATCCTCGACTTCAGCACCGCCATCACCGGCGCACTTTTCTTCATGCCCACGGCAGACTTTCTCGACGCCGTCTCCGCCGAAACCCCGAACCCCGCAGCGACCATCGCCCCACCTGCTGCATCTACACCAGAGCCCACGCCCACCAGCGTGCCCGACACCTCACTCAAGATAGGATCACTGAAGGGAGCCAAGGATGAATAA
- a CDS encoding ribonuclease E inhibitor RraB, with the protein MTLRKEIHMLMPWTRKGYELLDRYDSSSPATGDLKVLEQMRAHGADLSKPRHVVHYFYFPNDSARTKAEQKLLALGYEVSHSIESEGSEPTSLIAERVGRVDEHTVSEERDNLTGIAEEQKGEYNGWEAALD; encoded by the coding sequence ATGACGCTCCGCAAGGAAATCCATATGCTCATGCCGTGGACGCGAAAGGGCTATGAGCTACTTGATCGTTATGACTCATCATCCCCAGCGACAGGGGACCTAAAAGTACTTGAACAGATGCGTGCTCATGGAGCGGATCTCTCAAAGCCGCGCCATGTGGTGCACTACTTCTACTTTCCTAACGATAGTGCGCGCACAAAAGCAGAACAAAAATTGCTTGCCCTAGGTTATGAAGTCAGCCATAGCATTGAGAGCGAGGGCTCTGAGCCCACGTCGCTCATCGCGGAACGAGTAGGTCGCGTAGACGAACATACCGTGTCAGAAGAACGTGACAACCTGACGGGGATCGCCGAAGAACAAAAAGGCGAGTACAACGGCTGGGAGGCCGCGTTGGACTGA
- a CDS encoding RES family NAD+ phosphorylase: MLVWRICRERHAASAFTGEGARLLGGRWNSAGTPMVYTSDSLALAALELFVHVGPVDAAPEDLIALQAEVPVGLSSNLLATKKLSKEWRFHTDLSQRTGDAWAKSQQSLAVRVPSVLIDVEWNVLINPKHSHASQIKIVQTRPFRFDPRMFSGRI; the protein is encoded by the coding sequence ATGCTGGTTTGGCGGATATGCCGAGAGCGACATGCGGCTTCGGCATTTACCGGCGAGGGCGCACGCCTGCTTGGAGGGCGTTGGAACTCCGCAGGAACCCCAATGGTCTACACCTCGGATAGCCTTGCGCTGGCAGCACTGGAACTCTTCGTGCACGTTGGCCCGGTGGATGCAGCACCGGAGGATCTGATCGCGCTTCAGGCGGAGGTTCCGGTGGGTTTGAGCTCTAACCTTCTGGCAACGAAGAAGCTCTCGAAGGAATGGCGTTTTCACACGGATCTATCGCAGCGAACAGGGGACGCATGGGCGAAGTCGCAGCAGTCGCTCGCGGTACGCGTCCCTTCTGTGCTGATCGATGTGGAATGGAATGTTCTGATCAATCCCAAACATAGCCATGCCTCGCAAATCAAGATAGTGCAGACGAGACCGTTTCGATTTGATCCGCGTATGTTCAGCGGCAGAATTTAG
- a CDS encoding DUF2384 domain-containing protein — MTATAIATVLGGRKILKRKVETDTDLRVMTREGLPVGTLPFLAAGLSVERKALAKVVGISDRTLSRRLANNSRFSAEESDRMMRLARVFAKAEDTFGGSEAAARWLSNPNLTLGDEVPLDLLDTDAGAKSVETILLRIDYGVYS; from the coding sequence ATGACGGCTACGGCAATCGCGACAGTCCTGGGCGGGCGCAAGATCCTGAAGCGCAAGGTGGAGACCGATACGGACCTTCGCGTGATGACACGCGAAGGTCTGCCGGTTGGCACCTTGCCTTTTCTTGCTGCAGGGCTCTCGGTGGAACGGAAGGCGCTGGCAAAGGTGGTCGGGATCAGCGATCGCACACTGAGCCGAAGGCTTGCGAATAACTCGCGATTTTCCGCAGAAGAGAGCGACCGCATGATGCGGTTGGCGAGAGTGTTTGCAAAGGCTGAGGATACGTTTGGAGGTTCTGAGGCTGCCGCGCGATGGCTCAGCAATCCGAATCTGACCCTCGGTGACGAGGTGCCGCTGGACCTTCTCGATACGGATGCCGGTGCGAAGAGCGTAGAGACCATACTTCTCCGAATCGATTACGGAGTGTATAGCTGA
- a CDS encoding DUF2071 domain-containing protein: MSTFLTAEWRKLIMAQYEVAPETLTPYLPAGVELDLFEGKCFVSVVGFLFDHVRLKGLPIPGHTSFEEINLRFYVRRPEAPDGQPRRGVVFLREFVPRSAITWIARAFYGEPYSTMPTQHHIRGNDHTLFVEYGWKHHGHWQSLGVEAELAPRDIVPGSIEEFITEHYWGYTRRKDGSTWEYAVHHPSWQVYPIKRFDIMADFGDLYGSFMAGIDPKQPASVLLAEGSPVSVESHSGERLK; this comes from the coding sequence ATGTCGACCTTCCTCACAGCCGAGTGGCGCAAGCTCATCATGGCGCAGTACGAAGTCGCGCCCGAGACGCTGACCCCGTACCTCCCCGCCGGGGTGGAGCTCGACCTGTTCGAGGGCAAATGCTTCGTCTCCGTCGTCGGATTTCTCTTCGACCACGTTCGCCTGAAGGGCCTGCCCATCCCCGGTCACACGTCGTTTGAGGAGATCAACCTCCGCTTCTACGTGCGCCGCCCGGAAGCCCCCGACGGCCAGCCCCGCCGCGGCGTCGTCTTCCTCCGCGAGTTCGTCCCACGCTCCGCCATCACCTGGATCGCGCGCGCCTTCTACGGCGAGCCCTACTCGACCATGCCGACGCAGCATCACATCCGCGGCAACGACCACACCCTCTTCGTGGAGTACGGATGGAAGCACCACGGCCACTGGCAGAGCCTCGGCGTCGAAGCCGAACTCGCCCCCCGCGACATCGTCCCCGGCAGCATCGAGGAGTTCATCACCGAACACTACTGGGGCTACACCCGCCGCAAGGACGGCAGCACCTGGGAGTACGCCGTCCACCACCCCAGCTGGCAGGTCTACCCCATCAAACGCTTCGACATCATGGCCGACTTCGGCGACCTCTACGGCTCCTTCATGGCAGGCATCGACCCCAAGCAACCCGCCAGCGTCCTCCTGGCCGAAGGTTCCCCCGTCAGCGTCGAATCCCACTCCGGCGAACGCCTCAAATAA
- a CDS encoding family 1 encapsulin nanocompartment shell protein, with the protein MNNLHRELAPISDAAWAEIEEEATRTLKRYIAGRRIVDVPTPGGIALPAVGTGHLQQIAAPGEGILARQREVKPLVELRVPFTLSRQAIDDVERGSEDSDWQPVKDAAKSIAFAEDRTIFDGYASAGIQGIREASSNPIVSLPADVRDYPDAIAHAISQLRLDGVNGPYTVALGAKEYTELAETRDHGYPVLEHLKRIVNGELIFAPAIEGAFVLTTRGGDFELTIGQDVSIGYLSHTDTTVQLYLQESFVFRVLTTEASVVLSAAK; encoded by the coding sequence ATGAATAACCTTCACCGCGAGCTTGCACCGATCTCCGACGCCGCCTGGGCCGAGATCGAAGAAGAAGCGACACGCACACTCAAGCGTTACATCGCCGGCCGCCGCATCGTCGACGTACCCACCCCCGGTGGCATTGCGTTGCCCGCTGTTGGTACCGGCCATCTGCAGCAGATCGCCGCACCCGGCGAAGGCATCCTCGCGCGCCAGCGTGAGGTCAAGCCGCTCGTCGAACTGCGCGTCCCGTTCACACTCTCTCGTCAGGCCATCGACGATGTCGAGCGTGGCTCCGAAGACTCCGACTGGCAGCCCGTCAAGGACGCCGCGAAGTCCATCGCCTTTGCTGAAGATCGCACCATCTTCGACGGCTACGCCAGCGCCGGTATTCAGGGCATCCGCGAAGCCAGCAGCAACCCCATCGTCTCGCTGCCCGCTGACGTTCGCGACTACCCCGACGCCATCGCCCATGCCATCAGCCAGCTTCGCCTCGACGGCGTCAACGGCCCCTACACTGTCGCTCTCGGAGCGAAGGAGTACACCGAACTCGCCGAGACCCGCGACCACGGCTACCCCGTGCTCGAGCATCTGAAGCGCATCGTGAACGGTGAGCTGATCTTCGCTCCGGCCATCGAAGGTGCTTTCGTGCTCACCACGCGCGGTGGCGACTTTGAACTCACCATTGGCCAGGACGTCTCCATCGGCTACCTCAGCCACACGGACACTACCGTCCAGCTCTACCTGCAGGAAAGCTTCGTCTTCCGTGTTCTCACCACAGAAGCCTCTGTCGTACTCTCTGCAGCGAAGTAA
- a CDS encoding catalase family peroxidase: protein MPLPTDEKLLALSQDLIDQFHKIFGEYPGFRPAHAKGIMLTGEFVPSAAAAGVSKAKHLNQPSTPVVVRFSNSTGLPLIPDNDPNANPRGFAIRFMLAEHVHTDIVSHSIDGFPTRTGAEFLEFLRALAASDPANLSGSPLEAFLGSHPAALAFVQAPKPAPASFATDTYFGVTAMKFVDAEGKEQFGRYRVVPATGNQFADEATLKDKAADFLIDEIVERVGKTPVVFSVQVQLAGEGDVVDDATIHWPANRPVVELGTLTLTAPVADTATEQKQIIFDPIPRTEGIEPSDDPLLELRAAIYLMSGRKRRAA from the coding sequence ATGCCGCTACCGACCGATGAGAAGCTGCTCGCGCTGAGCCAGGATCTGATTGACCAGTTTCACAAAATCTTTGGAGAGTATCCGGGATTTCGCCCGGCGCACGCCAAGGGCATCATGCTGACGGGTGAGTTTGTGCCTTCCGCAGCCGCGGCGGGGGTTTCGAAGGCAAAGCACCTGAACCAGCCGTCGACGCCGGTGGTGGTGAGGTTTTCGAACTCGACGGGGTTGCCGCTGATCCCGGACAACGACCCGAACGCGAATCCGCGTGGGTTTGCGATTCGTTTTATGCTCGCCGAGCATGTGCACACGGACATCGTGAGCCACTCGATTGACGGCTTTCCGACGCGGACGGGCGCGGAGTTTCTGGAGTTTCTGCGTGCGCTGGCGGCGAGTGATCCGGCGAACCTGAGCGGGTCACCGCTGGAGGCGTTTCTGGGTTCGCACCCGGCGGCGCTGGCGTTTGTGCAAGCTCCGAAGCCTGCTCCGGCGAGCTTTGCGACCGATACCTACTTTGGCGTGACGGCGATGAAGTTCGTCGATGCCGAGGGCAAGGAACAGTTTGGGCGGTATCGCGTGGTTCCGGCGACAGGCAATCAGTTTGCCGATGAGGCGACGCTGAAGGACAAGGCCGCCGACTTCCTGATCGATGAGATTGTGGAGCGAGTGGGCAAGACGCCGGTGGTCTTCAGCGTGCAAGTGCAGCTTGCGGGCGAGGGCGATGTGGTGGACGATGCGACGATTCACTGGCCTGCGAACCGCCCGGTCGTCGAACTGGGGACGCTGACGTTGACGGCTCCTGTGGCAGACACGGCGACGGAGCAGAAGCAGATTATCTTCGATCCGATTCCGCGTACGGAAGGGATCGAGCCGAGCGATGATCCTTTGCTGGAGCTGCGGGCGGCGATTTATCTGATGAGTGGACGGAAGCGGCGGGCGGCTTAG